A portion of the Ricinus communis isolate WT05 ecotype wild-type chromosome 10, ASM1957865v1, whole genome shotgun sequence genome contains these proteins:
- the LOC8283833 gene encoding mediator of RNA polymerase II transcription subunit 4: protein MLQHQIVQSPARLGLTNPNSPSLQNPTPPKFPAASSQQQQHPSSALLSLLPPLRRAQSLLLQMASLASKFFEVSPNRALWVSAFRGSLPTFLSSQTQSISPLESTPFSSKDILSLFTSLQTQLFEAVAELQEILDLQDAKQRLARDIKSHDSALLNFANKLKEAETLLDILVDDYSDYRKPKIAKSSLTEDDDVSNTTTSATTTTVASQLNLSDILSYAHRISYTTFAPPEFGAGTAPLRGAFPPAPQEEQMRVSQLYAFADLDVGLPKTETRERIIEPIIEPPPPPQSADTNPLGNLAGLFPPSLTVPSGWKPGMPVVLPTDLPPPPPGWKPGDPLPLPPLDSLPLPRTNEQQLQPAVAPQGLHKPPETIQVRHVQIDILDQDDDSSDYSSDDGSSDDED, encoded by the coding sequence ATGCTTCAGCACCAAATAGTACAATCTCCGGCAAGGTTAGGCCTTACCAATCCGAACTCACCTTCTCTTCAAAACCCTACACCTCCCAAATTCCCCGCCGCATCATCTCAGCAGCAGCAACATCCTTCTTCAGCTCTTCTCTCACTCCTCCCTCCTCTCCGTAGAGCTCAGTCTCTTCTTCTCCAAATGGCCTCTTTAGCTTCCAAATTCTTCGAAGTTTCCCCAAATCGAGCCCTTTGGGTCTCCGCTTTTCGTGGATCGTTACCTACATTCCTATCCTCTCAAACTCAATCGATTTCTCCACTGGAATCCACTCCTTTCTCTTCTAAAGatattctctctcttttcacTTCCCTCCAAACTCAACTCTTCGAAGCCGTAGCTGAACTCCAAGAAATCCTTGACCTTCAAGATGCTAAACAACGTCTCGCTCGCGATATCAAATCTCATGATTCTGCTCTTCTCAACTTCGCTAATAAACTTAAAGAAGCTGAAACGCTACTTGACATCCTCGTCGATGATTATTCTGATTATCGTAAACCTAAAATAGCTAAATCAAGTTTAACAGAGGACGATGATGTGAGCAATACGACTACTTCTGCTACTACTACTACTGTTGCATCTCAGCTTAATCTGTCTGATATATTATCTTACGCTCATAGGATTAGCTACACTACTTTTGCACCTCCAGAATTTGGTGCTGGGACTGCACCACTTCGCGGTGCATTTCCTCCTGCTCCTCAAGAAGAGCAAATGCGTGTTTCTCAATTGTATGCTTTTGCTGATCTTGATGTTGGGTTGCCTAAGACTGAAACTAGGGAGAGAATTATTGAGCCAATTATTGAGCCTCCTCCTCCGCCACAGTCAGCGGACACCAATCCTCTTGGTAATTTGGCTGGTTTATTTCCACCTAGTCTCACTGTTCCGTCTGGATGGAAACCAGGAATGCCGGTGGTGTTGCCAACGGATTTACCCCCTCCTCCACCAGGATGGAAGCCTGGGGATCCATTGCCATTGCCTCCATTGGACTCTCTTCCTTTGCCTAGAACGAACGAGCAACAATTGCAGCCTGCTGTTGCTCCTCAGGGATTACATAAACCACCTGAGACAATACAGGTTCGACATGTGCAGATTGATATTCTTGATCAGGATGATGACTCTAGTGATTATAGTAGCGATGATGGGAGCTCAGACGATGAAGATTGA
- the LOC8283835 gene encoding uncharacterized protein LOC8283835: protein MPMDIQAPLTYSFCYSRFHKSLYPSTSNKFSPFTLFCSSRRDSQEPDKNGGDNGEKFSTDWDKAWSNFRKQGKKTLFSGFSPNKYVSWNPRRSKYPLSEEVDPIKRAERSNLELWTSPRFTLVGAILIVSFLLLYTILSPIR, encoded by the exons ATGCCAATGGATATTCAAGCTCCTCTCACTTACAGCTTCTGCTACTCAAGATTCCATAAATCTTTATACCCTTCCACTTCCAATAAATTTTCTCCTTTTACACTTTTCTGCAGCTCAAGAAGAGACTCTCAAGAACCCGACAAAAACGGGGGCGATAATG GTGAAAAATTCTCAACAGATTGGGACAAGGCTTGGTCAAACTTCAGGAAGCAAGGGAAAAAAACCCTCTTCTCCGGGTTCTCCCCAAACAAGTATGTGAGTTGGAACCCTAGGCGCTCAAAATATCCACTATCTGAAGAGGTTGATCCTATCAAGAGAGCAGAGAGGTCAAACCTTGAGTTATGGACCAGTCCAAGGTTTACTCTAGTTGGGGCCATTCTTATAGTCTCATTTCTTTTGCTCTACACCATTCTTTCACCAATTAGGTGA
- the LOC8283834 gene encoding protein REVEILLE 8 isoform X4: MITTGNSSSPSAKPPPPPPPPHPMAMSSSTITTAAATTTTATATTTTSTAAPPINTAAVDGSGKKVRKPYTITKSRESWTEEEHDKFLEALQLFDRDWKKIEDFVGSKTVIQIRSHAQKYFLKVQKNGTVAHVPPPRPKRKASHPYPQKASKNVLLPLPASLAYPSSMNTLAPGYAPWDDTSMLINTATSKIMPSQDEFTLHGAEADLGSKGAARLNTNTVSCLGTLSRTLPSSDIKKQGKQAPVIHGLPDFAEVYSFIGSVFDPETTDHVQKLKEMDPINFETVLLLMRNLTVNLSNPDFEPVTRD; encoded by the exons ATGATAACAACCGGAAACTCATCATCTCCGTCAGCAAAGCCGCCTCCGCCTCCGCCACCGCCACATCCGATGGCCATGTCATCATCTACAATTacaacagcagcagcaacaacaacaactGCTACCGCTACTACTACAACGTCAACAGCAGCACCTCCTATTAACACAGCAGCCGTGGATGGTTCAGGGAAGAAGGTTAGGAAGCCTTACACTATCACCAAGTCACGTGAGAGCTGGACCGAAGAAGAACATGACAAGTTCCTTGAAGCTCTCCAGCT GTTTGACCGTGACTGGAAAAAGATAGAGGATTTTGTGGGTTCTAAGACTGTGATTCAG ATTCGGAGCCATGCTCAGAAGTACTTTTTGAAGGTCCAAAAGAATGGGACTGTTGCGCATGTTCCTCCTCCTCGACCTAAGCGCAAAGCTTCTCATCCTTATCCGCAAAAGGCATCCAAAAATG TTCTATTGCCACTCCCGGCATCCCTGGCTTACCCTTCTTCAATGAATACCCTTGCACCTGGATATGCTCCTTGGGATGATACTTCCATGCTTATAAATACTGCAACAAGCAAAATTATGCCGTCGCAAGACGAATTCACTCTTCATGGAGCTGAAG CTGATcttggatcaaagggagcagCAAGGTTAAATACGAATACTGTTAGTTGCTTGGGGACCCTAAGCAGAACGCTGCCAAGTTCTGATATAAAGAAACAAGGGAAACAGGCTCCTGTGATCCATG GTCTACCAGATTTTGCTGAAGTATACAGCTTTATTGGAAGCGTCTTTGATCCAGAAACCACAGATCATGTGCAAAAGCTCAAGGAAATGGATCCTATAAACTTTGAAACT GTTTTGTTATTGATGAGGAATCTCACTGTTAATTTGTCTAATCctgattttgagccagtt ACAAGGGATTAG
- the LOC8283834 gene encoding protein REVEILLE 8 isoform X3 has protein sequence MITTGNSSSPSAKPPPPPPPPHPMAMSSSTITTAAATTTTATATTTTSTAAPPINTAAVDGSGKKVRKPYTITKSRESWTEEEHDKFLEALQLFDRDWKKIEDFVGSKTVIQIRSHAQKYFLKVQKNGTVAHVPPPRPKRKASHPYPQKASKNVLLPLPASLAYPSSMNTLAPGYAPWDDTSMLINTATSKIMPSQDEFTLHGAEADLGSKGAARLNTNTVSCLGTLSRTLPSSDIKKQGKQAPVIHVAGLPDFAEVYSFIGSVFDPETTDHVQKLKEMDPINFETVLLLMRNLTVNLSNPDFEPVTRD, from the exons ATGATAACAACCGGAAACTCATCATCTCCGTCAGCAAAGCCGCCTCCGCCTCCGCCACCGCCACATCCGATGGCCATGTCATCATCTACAATTacaacagcagcagcaacaacaacaactGCTACCGCTACTACTACAACGTCAACAGCAGCACCTCCTATTAACACAGCAGCCGTGGATGGTTCAGGGAAGAAGGTTAGGAAGCCTTACACTATCACCAAGTCACGTGAGAGCTGGACCGAAGAAGAACATGACAAGTTCCTTGAAGCTCTCCAGCT GTTTGACCGTGACTGGAAAAAGATAGAGGATTTTGTGGGTTCTAAGACTGTGATTCAG ATTCGGAGCCATGCTCAGAAGTACTTTTTGAAGGTCCAAAAGAATGGGACTGTTGCGCATGTTCCTCCTCCTCGACCTAAGCGCAAAGCTTCTCATCCTTATCCGCAAAAGGCATCCAAAAATG TTCTATTGCCACTCCCGGCATCCCTGGCTTACCCTTCTTCAATGAATACCCTTGCACCTGGATATGCTCCTTGGGATGATACTTCCATGCTTATAAATACTGCAACAAGCAAAATTATGCCGTCGCAAGACGAATTCACTCTTCATGGAGCTGAAG CTGATcttggatcaaagggagcagCAAGGTTAAATACGAATACTGTTAGTTGCTTGGGGACCCTAAGCAGAACGCTGCCAAGTTCTGATATAAAGAAACAAGGGAAACAGGCTCCTGTGATCCATG TTGCAGGTCTACCAGATTTTGCTGAAGTATACAGCTTTATTGGAAGCGTCTTTGATCCAGAAACCACAGATCATGTGCAAAAGCTCAAGGAAATGGATCCTATAAACTTTGAAACT GTTTTGTTATTGATGAGGAATCTCACTGTTAATTTGTCTAATCctgattttgagccagtt ACAAGGGATTAG
- the LOC8283834 gene encoding protein REVEILLE 8 isoform X2, protein MITTGNSSSPSAKPPPPPPPPHPMAMSSSTITTAAATTTTATATTTTSTAAPPINTAAVDGSGKKVRKPYTITKSRESWTEEEHDKFLEALQLFDRDWKKIEDFVGSKTVIQIRSHAQKYFLKVQKNGTVAHVPPPRPKRKASHPYPQKASKNVLLPLPASLAYPSSMNTLAPGYAPWDDTSMLINTATSKIMPSQDEFTLHGAEADLGSKGAARLNTNTVSCLGTLSRTLPSSDIKKQGKQAPVIHGLPDFAEVYSFIGSVFDPETTDHVQKLKEMDPINFETVLLLMRNLTVNLSNPDFEPVKKVLSSYEINSKTVGVAAESQTNDISC, encoded by the exons ATGATAACAACCGGAAACTCATCATCTCCGTCAGCAAAGCCGCCTCCGCCTCCGCCACCGCCACATCCGATGGCCATGTCATCATCTACAATTacaacagcagcagcaacaacaacaactGCTACCGCTACTACTACAACGTCAACAGCAGCACCTCCTATTAACACAGCAGCCGTGGATGGTTCAGGGAAGAAGGTTAGGAAGCCTTACACTATCACCAAGTCACGTGAGAGCTGGACCGAAGAAGAACATGACAAGTTCCTTGAAGCTCTCCAGCT GTTTGACCGTGACTGGAAAAAGATAGAGGATTTTGTGGGTTCTAAGACTGTGATTCAG ATTCGGAGCCATGCTCAGAAGTACTTTTTGAAGGTCCAAAAGAATGGGACTGTTGCGCATGTTCCTCCTCCTCGACCTAAGCGCAAAGCTTCTCATCCTTATCCGCAAAAGGCATCCAAAAATG TTCTATTGCCACTCCCGGCATCCCTGGCTTACCCTTCTTCAATGAATACCCTTGCACCTGGATATGCTCCTTGGGATGATACTTCCATGCTTATAAATACTGCAACAAGCAAAATTATGCCGTCGCAAGACGAATTCACTCTTCATGGAGCTGAAG CTGATcttggatcaaagggagcagCAAGGTTAAATACGAATACTGTTAGTTGCTTGGGGACCCTAAGCAGAACGCTGCCAAGTTCTGATATAAAGAAACAAGGGAAACAGGCTCCTGTGATCCATG GTCTACCAGATTTTGCTGAAGTATACAGCTTTATTGGAAGCGTCTTTGATCCAGAAACCACAGATCATGTGCAAAAGCTCAAGGAAATGGATCCTATAAACTTTGAAACT GTTTTGTTATTGATGAGGAATCTCACTGTTAATTTGTCTAATCctgattttgagccagtt AAGAAGGTCCTGTCATCGTATGAGATCAATTCCAAAACAGTGGGAGTTGCTGCTGAGAGCCAAACTAATGACATATCTTGTTGA
- the LOC8283834 gene encoding protein REVEILLE 8 isoform X1, translating into MITTGNSSSPSAKPPPPPPPPHPMAMSSSTITTAAATTTTATATTTTSTAAPPINTAAVDGSGKKVRKPYTITKSRESWTEEEHDKFLEALQLFDRDWKKIEDFVGSKTVIQIRSHAQKYFLKVQKNGTVAHVPPPRPKRKASHPYPQKASKNVLLPLPASLAYPSSMNTLAPGYAPWDDTSMLINTATSKIMPSQDEFTLHGAEADLGSKGAARLNTNTVSCLGTLSRTLPSSDIKKQGKQAPVIHVAGLPDFAEVYSFIGSVFDPETTDHVQKLKEMDPINFETVLLLMRNLTVNLSNPDFEPVKKVLSSYEINSKTVGVAAESQTNDISC; encoded by the exons ATGATAACAACCGGAAACTCATCATCTCCGTCAGCAAAGCCGCCTCCGCCTCCGCCACCGCCACATCCGATGGCCATGTCATCATCTACAATTacaacagcagcagcaacaacaacaactGCTACCGCTACTACTACAACGTCAACAGCAGCACCTCCTATTAACACAGCAGCCGTGGATGGTTCAGGGAAGAAGGTTAGGAAGCCTTACACTATCACCAAGTCACGTGAGAGCTGGACCGAAGAAGAACATGACAAGTTCCTTGAAGCTCTCCAGCT GTTTGACCGTGACTGGAAAAAGATAGAGGATTTTGTGGGTTCTAAGACTGTGATTCAG ATTCGGAGCCATGCTCAGAAGTACTTTTTGAAGGTCCAAAAGAATGGGACTGTTGCGCATGTTCCTCCTCCTCGACCTAAGCGCAAAGCTTCTCATCCTTATCCGCAAAAGGCATCCAAAAATG TTCTATTGCCACTCCCGGCATCCCTGGCTTACCCTTCTTCAATGAATACCCTTGCACCTGGATATGCTCCTTGGGATGATACTTCCATGCTTATAAATACTGCAACAAGCAAAATTATGCCGTCGCAAGACGAATTCACTCTTCATGGAGCTGAAG CTGATcttggatcaaagggagcagCAAGGTTAAATACGAATACTGTTAGTTGCTTGGGGACCCTAAGCAGAACGCTGCCAAGTTCTGATATAAAGAAACAAGGGAAACAGGCTCCTGTGATCCATG TTGCAGGTCTACCAGATTTTGCTGAAGTATACAGCTTTATTGGAAGCGTCTTTGATCCAGAAACCACAGATCATGTGCAAAAGCTCAAGGAAATGGATCCTATAAACTTTGAAACT GTTTTGTTATTGATGAGGAATCTCACTGTTAATTTGTCTAATCctgattttgagccagtt AAGAAGGTCCTGTCATCGTATGAGATCAATTCCAAAACAGTGGGAGTTGCTGCTGAGAGCCAAACTAATGACATATCTTGTTGA